One genomic segment of Methanothermococcus okinawensis IH1 includes these proteins:
- the porB gene encoding pyruvate synthase subunit PorB has protein sequence MAEKQFPREEYLASGHRGCAGCGAAIVVRQALKAAGKDTIVANATGCLEVMTTPYPETAWRVPWIHVAFENAAAAASGVESAVKVLQRKRKKYADKKINIIAFGGDGGTSDIGFQSLSGAMERGHNMLYIMYDNEAYMNTGIQRSSSTPLLASTTTSPAGSVIKGEDRPKKDMAMIIAAHGVPYVATACLSYPEDFMKKVKKACEIEGPAFIHVLQPCTTGWGYNPKNTVKMGRLAVETGVFPLYEIENGEFRITYKPIKRKPIKEYTQLQKRYRHLTDEDIEILQKYIDEKCKLLGL, from the coding sequence ATGGCTGAAAAACAGTTTCCAAGAGAAGAATATCTTGCTTCTGGACATAGAGGCTGTGCTGGATGTGGGGCGGCAATTGTTGTTAGGCAGGCATTAAAAGCTGCTGGAAAGGATACAATAGTAGCAAATGCCACGGGATGTTTAGAGGTTATGACTACACCATATCCTGAAACAGCTTGGAGAGTGCCATGGATACATGTTGCTTTTGAAAATGCTGCTGCCGCTGCAAGTGGTGTAGAATCCGCAGTAAAGGTTTTGCAAAGAAAGAGAAAAAAATATGCCGATAAAAAAATAAATATCATAGCATTTGGTGGAGATGGTGGAACTTCAGATATTGGTTTTCAGTCTTTGAGCGGTGCCATGGAAAGAGGGCACAATATGCTATATATTATGTATGACAACGAGGCATATATGAACACAGGTATTCAAAGAAGTAGCTCCACACCATTACTTGCATCAACAACAACATCTCCTGCGGGAAGTGTTATAAAAGGAGAAGACAGGCCTAAAAAAGATATGGCTATGATTATAGCAGCACATGGTGTTCCTTATGTTGCTACTGCATGTTTAAGTTATCCCGAGGATTTCATGAAAAAGGTTAAAAAAGCATGTGAAATAGAGGGTCCGGCATTTATTCATGTATTGCAACCATGCACCACAGGATGGGGATATAATCCAAAAAATACTGTAAAAATGGGTAGATTAGCAGTAGAGACTGGTGTATTTCCTCTTTATGAAATCGAGAATGGAGAATTTAGAATAACATACAAACCAATAAAAAGAAAACCAATTAAAGAATATACCCAATTACAAAAAAGATACAGACATTTAACGGATGAGGATATTGAAATATTGCAAAAATATATAGATGAAAAATGTAAATTGCTTGGATTGTAA
- a CDS encoding 4Fe-4S dicluster domain-containing protein, with translation MKLMPNVKLCIDCKRCERICPNNGIFVVEGIPIKCMHCEDAPCMNACPENALIRLNGKVVVDKKKCVGCGLCIEACPFGAIRMDYSSGKISKCNGCAKKDVELCKLVCPTGALDYSEKTVENKQKELVSKLKKIYSYI, from the coding sequence ATGAAATTAATGCCTAATGTCAAGCTCTGTATAGATTGCAAAAGGTGCGAGAGGATTTGCCCCAATAATGGAATATTCGTTGTTGAAGGCATTCCTATAAAATGTATGCACTGTGAAGATGCACCATGTATGAATGCCTGTCCAGAAAATGCATTGATTAGATTAAACGGTAAAGTTGTAGTAGATAAAAAGAAATGTGTAGGCTGTGGTTTGTGTATTGAAGCCTGTCCATTTGGTGCTATTAGGATGGATTATAGCTCTGGAAAAATATCCAAATGCAATGGATGTGCAAAGAAAGATGTGGAGTTATGCAAATTGGTATGTCCAACAGGAGCTCTTGATTATAGTGAAAAAACAGTGGAAAATAAACAGAAAGAACTTGTATCAAAGCTTAAAAAAATATACTCTTATATTTAA
- a CDS encoding 4Fe-4S dicluster domain-containing protein, translated as MKKIIMVNDKCDNCGDCVKACMEVHEVSRIGILEHKGRYLPVVCQHCASAPCKEVCPVEAIENKDGVIYLDESKCIGCGLCAMACPFGAITMTEVAHKCSLCIESEGDCACVKACSKRCLDVVGISDIIFDKRDKNLENIYKLYGSSDKKASGTLLSKITSSAKVGNPLK; from the coding sequence ATGAAAAAAATAATAATGGTTAATGATAAGTGCGATAATTGTGGAGATTGTGTTAAAGCATGCATGGAAGTTCATGAAGTAAGTAGAATTGGCATATTGGAACACAAGGGTAGGTATTTACCCGTGGTGTGCCAACATTGTGCATCGGCACCCTGTAAAGAGGTATGCCCTGTTGAAGCCATTGAAAATAAAGATGGAGTTATCTACTTAGATGAATCCAAATGTATTGGCTGTGGATTGTGTGCTATGGCTTGTCCATTTGGTGCCATTACTATGACCGAGGTTGCACATAAATGTTCATTATGTATAGAATCAGAAGGTGACTGTGCCTGTGTTAAAGCATGTTCAAAGAGATGTTTGGATGTAGTAGGTATATCTGATATTATATTTGATAAAAGAGATAAGAACCTTGAAAATATATATAAATTATATGGAAGCTCCGATAAAAAAGCAAGTGGCACACTTTTATCAAAAATTACCAGTTCTGCAAAAGTAGGTAATCCATTAAAATAA
- a CDS encoding amidohydrolase yields the protein MILIEGALINNNIQDLLIEGNKIKRIGKNLIDKEHLNKKDLKIIDGKNKIAIPGLINTHTHIPMTLFRGVADDLPLMEWLNDYIWKMEAKLNKDIVYAGALLGCVEMIKSGTTTFNDMYFYLDGIIKAVKETGIRGFLSYGMIDLFDEEKREKELKTSEKTIKQIKKLNDSKINPVLGPHAPYTCSKELLMETHNMAKEYNVPIHIHMNETLDEIKNIKEKTSMRPFEYLNSFGFFDDVRVISAHCVHLSENEINIIKNKNIAVSHNPISNLKLASGIAPIPKLMDNNILITLGTDGCGSNNNLNLFEEIKAASLIHKGVSLNPTVVNAEDSFNFATKNGAHTLGLNAGELLEGALADIVLIDLDKPYLIPKENMSSHLVYSFNGNVDIVIIDGNIVLNDGKMVNIDEKKVYEMAEKAYFKLIC from the coding sequence ATGATTTTGATAGAAGGAGCTCTGATAAATAACAACATACAGGACTTATTAATTGAAGGAAATAAGATAAAAAGAATAGGAAAAAATTTAATTGATAAAGAACACCTAAATAAAAAAGACTTAAAGATAATAGATGGTAAAAATAAAATAGCAATTCCAGGACTTATAAATACCCATACCCATATACCAATGACTCTTTTTAGAGGGGTTGCCGATGATTTACCACTTATGGAATGGTTAAACGATTATATCTGGAAAATGGAAGCAAAATTAAATAAAGATATTGTTTATGCCGGAGCCCTACTTGGATGCGTTGAGATGATTAAAAGTGGAACAACGACATTCAATGATATGTATTTTTATTTGGATGGCATAATTAAAGCGGTAAAAGAAACTGGTATTAGAGGCTTTTTATCCTATGGGATGATTGATTTATTTGATGAGGAAAAGAGAGAAAAAGAGCTTAAAACCAGTGAAAAAACCATTAAACAAATAAAAAAATTAAATGATTCAAAAATAAATCCTGTATTGGGACCTCATGCACCATATACCTGTTCAAAGGAGCTCCTAATGGAAACCCATAATATGGCTAAGGAATATAATGTTCCCATACATATACATATGAATGAAACTCTTGACGAGATAAAAAATATAAAGGAAAAAACCAGCATGCGACCTTTTGAATATTTAAATTCCTTTGGGTTCTTTGACGATGTAAGGGTAATATCAGCCCACTGCGTTCATCTTTCAGAAAATGAGATAAATATTATAAAAAATAAAAACATAGCAGTATCCCACAATCCAATAAGCAATTTAAAGTTAGCCTCAGGAATAGCTCCAATTCCAAAACTTATGGATAATAATATTTTAATTACCCTTGGAACAGATGGATGTGGAAGCAACAACAATTTAAACCTTTTTGAAGAAATAAAAGCGGCTTCTCTTATTCATAAAGGTGTATCGTTAAATCCAACAGTAGTTAATGCCGAAGACTCATTTAATTTTGCCACAAAAAACGGAGCTCATACCCTTGGTTTAAATGCTGGTGAGCTATTAGAAGGAGCTCTGGCTGATATTGTATTGATAGATTTGGATAAACCTTACCTAATACCTAAGGAAAATATGAGCTCCCATTTAGTTTATTCATTTAATGGGAATGTAGATATTGTTATAATTGACGGTAATATTGTTTTAAATGATGGAAAAATGGTAAATATTGATGAGAAAAAAGTTTATGAAATGGCAGAAAAGGCATATTTTAAATTAATCTGCTGA
- a CDS encoding TldD/PmbA family protein, with translation MEDLRYIDLEKLEKMFIGTYCDIRAGFGESNNIVLKDGNIDEISSGMGAGVSVRVLYKNGWGYATSNKIDLDEIKELIQKAYKIAKISNENSKKTVILKDVKTYEDYVISNAKINPKNVEIEEKKEYLMLAHKYMTDDNNNPNNKNKIVSTSVAYSDAVGHSLFINSEGTRIEKENIRVLMYMTAVAKDSTLQYASERLGGDGFEVIKEGNVTQKAKYAKDRALRLLGAKPCPKGEFNVILDPELAGVFIHEAVGHASEADLVLQNDSVFKDKIGEVVGSQYVSVIDNPLIEDSFGYYKYDDEGVKGRETKIIEDGVLKNYLHTRETAGRLNMEITGNARAQGLNKPLVRMSNTYIKPGDWKFDELLQDTKNGIFLKGSRGGQVDTGKGLFQFNAVEAFLIENGELTTPLRDAGLSGEILNILHNIDAVSDEFKLSVGYCGKNGQSVPVGDGGGSVRTKTVLS, from the coding sequence ATGGAAGATTTACGATATATTGATTTAGAAAAGCTAGAAAAAATGTTTATAGGAACCTATTGTGATATTAGGGCAGGTTTTGGAGAATCTAACAATATAGTTCTAAAAGATGGCAATATCGACGAAATTTCGTCTGGTATGGGTGCTGGGGTATCTGTTAGGGTGCTTTATAAAAATGGATGGGGGTATGCTACCTCAAACAAAATAGATTTAGATGAAATAAAAGAATTAATACAAAAAGCATATAAAATTGCAAAAATTTCCAATGAAAACTCCAAAAAAACAGTGATTTTAAAGGATGTAAAAACTTATGAGGACTATGTAATATCCAATGCAAAAATAAATCCTAAAAATGTTGAAATAGAAGAAAAAAAGGAATATTTAATGCTTGCTCATAAGTATATGACTGATGATAATAACAATCCCAACAATAAAAATAAAATAGTTAGCACCTCGGTGGCATATTCTGATGCTGTTGGACATTCTTTGTTTATTAATAGTGAAGGAACAAGGATTGAAAAAGAGAATATACGCGTTTTGATGTATATGACAGCAGTTGCCAAGGATTCCACATTACAGTATGCATCTGAAAGGCTTGGTGGGGACGGTTTTGAGGTTATAAAAGAAGGAAATGTTACTCAAAAAGCAAAATATGCAAAAGATAGAGCATTAAGATTACTTGGTGCTAAACCATGTCCAAAGGGAGAGTTCAATGTAATACTTGACCCAGAGCTCGCAGGGGTATTTATTCATGAGGCTGTTGGTCATGCCTCAGAGGCTGATTTAGTTTTGCAGAATGATAGCGTATTTAAGGATAAAATTGGAGAAGTTGTTGGAAGCCAGTATGTATCTGTAATTGACAATCCATTGATAGAAGATTCATTTGGATATTACAAATATGATGATGAAGGAGTAAAAGGAAGAGAAACCAAAATAATTGAAGATGGAGTTTTAAAAAATTACCTACATACACGAGAAACTGCGGGAAGACTAAATATGGAAATAACTGGAAATGCAAGAGCTCAGGGATTAAACAAACCTCTTGTTAGAATGAGCAACACTTATATAAAACCAGGAGATTGGAAATTTGACGAGCTCCTACAAGATACAAAAAATGGCATATTCTTAAAAGGTTCAAGAGGGGGACAGGTCGATACTGGAAAAGGGCTATTCCAATTTAATGCAGTTGAGGCATTTTTAATTGAAAATGGTGAATTAACTACACCTCTAAGGGACGCGGGGCTCAGTGGGGAAATATTAAATATTCTCCATAATATAGATGCAGTATCCGATGAATTTAAATTAAGCGTTGGATATTGCGGTAAAAATGGTCAAAGTGTTCCAGTTGGAGATGGCGGAGGAAGCGTAAGAACTAAAACGGTATTGAGTTAA